The Phaeacidiphilus oryzae TH49 region GATAGGGGTGGACGCCACCGCGGCGGCCGTCCGCATCAGCGGGCGCCTCGGCGACACCAGGCTGAAGACCGGCTTCGGCGACGTCGACGTCGAGCACACCGGCGCGGTCGAGATCAGGACCGGGGCCGGGAACGTGTCGCTCCTGCGGGCCGACGGCACAGTCGAGGCGAGTACCGGCACCGGGGAGCTCCGGATCGGCTCGGTGGCCGGGACGGCCGTTTTGAAGAGCTCCAACGGCAACGTCCGGGTCGGTGGCGTCCGCGGTGAATGCCGGGTCAACACCGCCAACGGGTCGATCCAGGTGGACAGCGCGGGCGCGGGCGTCGTCGCCAAGACCGCCGCCGGGTCGGTCCAGGTCGGCAGGCTGGTCCGGGGGGTCTCCACCCTCCGCACCCCGTTCGGCGACATCGAGGTCGGCATCGGCCGCGGCACCGCCGTCCGGCTGGACGCGGCCACCAAGTTCGGCCGGGTCGACAACCGGATGCGGCTCGCCGACGCGCCCGCGGCCGACGACCAGACCGCGGAGCTGCACGCCTCCACCAGCTACGGGGACATCATCCTCACCCGGGCCCCGGACGAGGAGCCGGCGGACGCATGACGCCCGCCACCGCCAGGACATCCAGCAGGACATCCCACAGGACATCCAAACCGCCCATGGCGGACACCCAGGACGAGGGGGACGAGACGGTGACCATACCCAAGCGCGCCGGCGGCAGCCTGGCGATCAGTGCCGTGGGCCTGAGCAAGGCCTTCGGAGAGAAGACCGTGCTGGACGGGATCGACATACAGGTTCCGGAGGGCAGCGTCTACGCGCTGCTCGGCCCGAACGGCGCCGGCAAGACCACCGTGGTGCGGATCCTCTCCACGCTGATCACCGCCGACGCCGGCGCGGTCCAGGTGGCCGGGTGCGACCTGGCCGGCGATCCGGACGGGGTGCGCGCCGCGATCGGCGTCACCGGCCAGTTCTCCGCGGTGGACGGACTGCTCACCGGCCGGGAGAACCTCCGGCTGATGACCGCCCTCCGTCATCTCGGCAGGAGCGCCGGGCGCCGCCGGGTGGACGAACTGCTGGACCGATTCGACCTGGTGGAGGCGGCCGACCGGCCGGTCTCCACCTACTCCGGCGGTATGCAGCGCCGGCTGGACCTGGCGATGACCCTGGTCGGGAACCCCCGGCTGATCTTCCTGGACGAGCCGACCACCGGACTCGACCCGCGCAGCCGGCGCACCATGTGGGCGATCATCCGCGAGCTGGTGGAGGACGGCGTGACCGTCTTCCTCACCACCCAATACCTGGAGGAGGCCGACGAACTGGCCGACACCGTGGCCGTGCTGGACCACGGCAGGCTGGTCGCCGTGGGCACGCCGGCAGAGCTGAAGCGGCAGATCCCCGGCGGCCATATCCGCCTCCAGTTCACCGGCGCGCAGGCGCTCCGCTCGGCCGTGCGGTCGGTGCCCTCCATCGCAGCGGACGAGCAGGCACTGGCCCTGGACGTGCCCTTCGACGGCAATGGCGGCGGCACCTTCTCCTCGCTGCGCGGCCTCCTCGACCGGCTGGCCGGGGCGGGCATCGGGGACGCGGAGCTTGACGGCCTCAGCGTCCACACCCCGGACCTGGACGACGTCTTCCTCGCGCTGACCGGCCGTCCGGGAGGCCGGGAGGGCAGTGCCGAGCAGGACGCGGCCGCCAGGCGGGAGCGGAACCACGAAGACCGGCAGAGCGGGCAGGATCTCGCAGAGAGGGGAACGCGGCGATGAGCGCTGCGACGTTCAACACCACAGTGGCCGACTCGGCCACCATGATCCGGCGCAGCTATCTGCGGATGCGGCGCTATCCGACACTGACGTTCGCCCTGGTGCTGACCCCGCTGGTGGTGC contains the following coding sequences:
- a CDS encoding DUF4097 family beta strand repeat-containing protein — translated: MSTRQGTPHSIEQSFETPGPIRLTAELDVGDLRIEASERTDTLVRITPRDPERETDAKALSQSLVEQTAAGLLVKTPRQRSIGLFYKPGILDVLIELPIDSTIGVDATAAAVRISGRLGDTRLKTGFGDVDVEHTGAVEIRTGAGNVSLLRADGTVEASTGTGELRIGSVAGTAVLKSSNGNVRVGGVRGECRVNTANGSIQVDSAGAGVVAKTAAGSVQVGRLVRGVSTLRTPFGDIEVGIGRGTAVRLDAATKFGRVDNRMRLADAPAADDQTAELHASTSYGDIILTRAPDEEPADA
- a CDS encoding ATP-binding cassette domain-containing protein — translated: MADTQDEGDETVTIPKRAGGSLAISAVGLSKAFGEKTVLDGIDIQVPEGSVYALLGPNGAGKTTVVRILSTLITADAGAVQVAGCDLAGDPDGVRAAIGVTGQFSAVDGLLTGRENLRLMTALRHLGRSAGRRRVDELLDRFDLVEAADRPVSTYSGGMQRRLDLAMTLVGNPRLIFLDEPTTGLDPRSRRTMWAIIRELVEDGVTVFLTTQYLEEADELADTVAVLDHGRLVAVGTPAELKRQIPGGHIRLQFTGAQALRSAVRSVPSIAADEQALALDVPFDGNGGGTFSSLRGLLDRLAGAGIGDAELDGLSVHTPDLDDVFLALTGRPGGREGSAEQDAAARRERNHEDRQSGQDLAERGTRR